The genomic DNA CTGAAGTTAGCCCTGGAGGTGGCAGAGAAGGCTGGAACTTTTGGACCTGGGTCATAGGCTGAGCCTGCAATGGATCTCCCAAATTTTGAGAGATCCTGCAGCAGGAAGTCTGCTGTATCCACTCCGATGGAGATCCTCACAGCTTCCTTAGTGCACTTGACAATGGgagggtgcagagcctgatgacaCATACTGATCCCTGAGCCTTAATactgctctctgccctcccgtGTCTATCGTGGGCCTATTTCCCAACTCTGTACAGACTTATTTATGGAGGGAGTAGGTCcataaatgctaaataaacatTCCTTTGATCTGTGTTTGCTATCCTAATTGATGGTTTGGGGGGAAAGGATCTGGTGGGTAGACAGGAATGAGAAGAGAATTCTGAGATGAGATATgttccaatagaaaaaaaataagtgttcattaaatgaatgaacttgGGGCTTTAAGTCAGGACCTTGGTCTAGTTCCAGAATTGCTGATTTCTAGGGTGATGGTGgaatatttatcaaatgtttataGCCAGCCTTTACTGCTTTATCAAACTTAAACCTCACCCTAATCTCAGGGGGTACATTCTACTATGGACAAGAGATTTAGCAAGGTACAGACACTCTATGCCTCAGAGTCTCAAAGCTAGTTACTAACTGcgtgagtttgaacccaggcTTTCTGACTATGCTATCATAAGCCACTGTtcggagcgcctaggtggctcagtcagttgagtggccgacttcaattcaggtcatgatctcacagtttgtgagttcgagccccgtgtcgggctctgtgctgacagcctggagcctgcttccgattcttgtttccccctctttctggccctctcctgctcaccctctatctccttctctcaaaaataaataaacattaaaaaaaaaaaattataagccacTGTTTACTGATTCCCTCCATCAAAGTATTTAATTTGTCTGAAACCCAGTagcttcatctctaaaatgatcATTGAATTATACAGTGGAAAGTTGAAGGCAAAGGAGACATAAGCTAAAAGGAGTATATGTCAGATCTCCCATTCCAAGGAAATGAAGTCTGTCCTTTTTGGGGTGGAAAAAGCAGGTAGCAAGAGAATATTTTCCAAGGAAAACTGTCTCTGGTCTGTAATACCCCTTTTGAAAGAATGGCTCACTGTGTTTAGTATCAAATCTAGTTTTAATCTCTTTATCAAGtcgtcctccctcccacccaggccCCGGTGTTCCCGGGGTATTGGTGAGAGTGATggcctcctctctgcctggaatctTGAGGTATTGGCAAGAACAGTCACCGTGTGCTAAGAGGCCTTAGGGCAGAAATCATGGCCCATTGGTGCCCTGCAGCTACAGGAGGAGCCTCACCTCttgtggggatggggtggggtggggtggggtggggtggggtgggggtggggcagggttcaggagaggaagagggtaTTGGAGACTCCCTCACTGTAGGGGTTTCCTGTTTGAAGGCAGGAAATTGGAGCTAATGAAGTCCAAGAACAAAAGTTGTCTTTTAAATAGAGCACAGGATGGGGAGCTGGGACCTCATTAGCCACTGATAACTTCCAGCACCACCTGGGCGagggaaaaggagcaaaaaaggCGATCCAAGGTTCATCGGTAGCCAGAGCAGCCCCACTTTCTTTCTCCCCGCCCCCGCACCTCCCCAGCCCTGTGCAGGGGAAGGTCCACAGGTGGGAGAGGATGCACAGGTGCCTGTACTGTCTTCACTCAGCCTTCTTGGGCACTCGGCCCATCTTGGTGCGGATGTTTCGTAGCAGAAAGAAGGCGactgtgctgactgcacagatCACTTCGGCCACCCAGAAGGCTGTGCTCCAGCTATAGTGCTTGGCAATGGTGCTGAAGGGCAGCCCAGCCAGAAAGCCGCCCACTgccaaggaggaggggaagagtcTGGGTCATTTGTGAGGCTAGGGCCGGCGGGGCCTGCCCCAGCCTACAGCTGGCTTAAGTGCGAGGCACAAGTAGGGGTGAGGTGGAGACTCCGCTTACCGTTGGCCATGAGTCCCACGATGGCATGGGAGGTGCCGCACAAGTTGGGAGGAGCACTCTCATTGGCTATAACTCCGAACAAGGCAATAGGACCATAGGAGGAGAAACCGAACAGAGCTCCCAACACCAGGATCCAGAGCTGCAAGGGCAGCACAGAGTGGCATTCAGAGTTTGAGAGagcctacctacctatctacctctGCCAGAGGACAGAACAAATAACTGTAGTAAGGACACAGGAAATGACCTCCCTCACCCCACTTTCTGATATAATGGACAGGGCAGAGCTAGAGGAGTGAGTGCCGCACCGAGCCAACCCGAGGGCCTGTGTGGGTAGGTGAAGGAGGTACAGAAGCCATCCCTCCCAGTTAGATGCTGTCTCTTCTCAGAACTCATGCTAGCTGGATTGGCTAGGGGCAAGGAAGACAGTAGGACAACGGTAAGACAAACCAGGAAGAAAACCAGAGGTAAGGCACCTCGTGCTCCGTAAAGCCTGTGAGCTCAGCGAGAGGGTGAAGAGCTGGAGTCCAGAAAGCAACATCCTAGAGGagcacaggaaagaaaaggaaaccaagtcCCGAGTCCAGGAGGGGCACCAAAGTACAAAGAGGACACGAGGTAAGACAGACCTGGAAAGGGAGATCTGAGAGGCAAAGAAAGGCCTGGGCCAGCGTGGAGCCAGGGAGAGGAAGCCTGAGAGTCGGCGGCCCTCGCTTTCTCATCCTTGTGCCTGTTGTGGGCCAGGCCCTCCTTATTTACCTTGGAGGAGTCACTGGTCACAGTGACCCGGAAGAGGTACATGGACACGGTCATGCCAGCCATCATGAGCAGCAACAGGCCATGGCGAGGGTTCCCGTAGATGGATAGGCCTGCCTGTGGATACAGTCCCAGCAATGTCAGGGCCTAAAAGCAGCAGAGAACCTCCACCCCTGGACTCTGATACAGCAGGGCCTCTGCTGACAGGTCTTTGGCAATCCCACCACAGCTCTTGGCCCCGGGCAGCTCTGGGAGGCCCCGGGACCTGCTCGTTGTGTTCAGAGGCCAAACTCCACAACATCCCTTCCTCCACCACGGGGCAGGGTCGGGACATGTGCTGGCAAGCTGCACCTGCTTCCTCCTCAACCCCAGTTTTCCTGGGGCTGTGGAGAAGCCCACTGCCAGGCTGAGAGACATTCCAGCTCTCCTTGACATCATTTGAAGCCTTTTCCCCAAGAGTCTTAACCTTCACACCCCCAGCAAATAACAGCAGCCTGGAATCATTCCAACCTCCCCCAACCTAAACTGGCTTATGCCAGCCTGCCCGTGCCCCAGGGCTCCCGCCTCTCTGGTGCCTGTCCCAGTCACGCTGGGAAGATTTAAAGggaccctcctccttcctgtcccgTCTGCCCACTCACCTTTGCCATGGCCCGGTCTGACAGGTAGCCAGCTGCGATGCTGCCTACAAGGCCCCCAACCTCCAGGGCACTCATGTAGGAGCTACCTGGAGTAGGGAGTTGtggtgggaagagggaaaggaagggtggGTGTTACACACTGGGGTTGTCCCAGACTGGCTTAAACCCAGAGAGGTACAGGGTCCCCAAGGGTGACCGACCACAGCTGTCTGAGTAGTGCCTGGCctcagggaaagaaggaagggataaAGAGAAGCTGGGCCTAAACTTCCCATCCCCTTCATTGACTCCTGCTCCCTAGGCCCACCCCCGTTCCAAACTCATCTTACCCACGAGGACGGATTGCCCTTTCTCCTGGATGAGGAAGAACTGGCCCCAGTCAGTACAGCAGGTCTTTACTCCAAATACCACGAGGTAGCCCGTGGAGAGTACCCACAGGTAGGGGGACAGCAGCAGCTCCTGTAAAGTACTCTCCTCCTTCGAGGAGCCTGGGGGCAGGAGAAGCCAGGCCTGAGGCTCCACTCTTGCTGCTCTGCCCCGACTGAGCCCCCACCACTCATTAGCCAGCCACAGGGCCAGAGTCCATCCACACAGCCAGGGACCAGCAGGAAGGCACCCCTTCACCCACTGTTCTACCCTGTCGCCTCCACTATAGGCCTCAGCAAATGAAACAGGGACCAGGGCACATGGAGGAAGGCACCCAAGCCACTTAAGCTTAGGATGCTGTTCAGGACAGGACAGGGAAGCCTGGCTCTGCTGTGAGGAAGGACCGGGATATAACATGAGTCACACAGCATTTGTTGGCTCTGCCGCTTGTCTGGTACTTAAGTGTCTCTTGGAACGGAGTTTTATTTACTCCCCACCAACTTGCCACCAccatccctccccctgcctccatcGGCTAGCACAGGGCCAGGCATACAGCCAGACCTCAGTGAAAGTCTGCCAAATGAATGGTGGATGAAGGTGCCCCAGGGATTCGGCTTGGGTGCGTGCTCACCCTTCTTGTCCTTGGAGGGGGCGGGGTCCAGGTTCCGGAGCCCAACGTCAGCAGGTTCATTGTGGatgagcaggagacagaggaaggagacaaCTACACAGAGCGCCCCAGACAGGGCCAGCGTGCTGCGCCAGCTATAGCTCTGGGCGAGGATGGTTGCCAGGATAGGGCCCAGCCCTCCAGCCAGGTTCATGCTGGTTGACAGGACGGCCCACCAGGTGCCAAACTGAGATGGCTCAAACCACTGTGGGGCAGAGGGTTCAGAGTAGGTGCCCACGTTAAACACGTTGAAGGTGAGGGtcaggtggggcaggggcggaCCTAGAAGCTCACATTACAGGGACGAGGAAGAGGGCGCCTCTACTTGGCAGGGCCAATTCCCTCATCTGCCACCTGATCCCACCATGTTTAGCTCCTAAAATATCTCGACGAGCAACAGGAGTTGGACTGGAACTCCCGAGGAACCCGCTCTGGGATGGGGGTGCTGGTACTCCCACATGCCCTG from Panthera tigris isolate Pti1 chromosome D1, P.tigris_Pti1_mat1.1, whole genome shotgun sequence includes the following:
- the SLC37A4 gene encoding glucose-6-phosphate exchanger SLC37A4 isoform X2, which gives rise to MAAQGYGYYRAVIFSTMFGGYSLYYFNRKTFSFVMPSLVEEIPLDKDDLGLITSSQSAAYAISKFVSGVLSDQMSARWLFSSGLLLVGLVNVVFSWSSMVPVFAALWFLNGLAQGLGWPPCGKILRKWFEPSQFGTWWAVLSTSMNLAGGLGPILATILAQSYSWRSTLALSGALCVVVSFLCLLLIHNEPADVGLRNLDPAPSKDKKGSSKEESTLQELLLSPYLWVLSTGYLVVFGVKTCCTDWGQFFLIQEKGQSVLVGSSYMSALEVGGLVGSIAAGYLSDRAMAKAGLSIYGNPRHGLLLLMMAGMTVSMYLFRVTVTSDSSKLWILVLGALFGFSSYGPIALFGVIANESAPPNLCGTSHAIVGLMANVGGFLAGLPFSTIAKHYSWSTAFWVAEVICAVSTVAFFLLRNIRTKMGRVPKKAE
- the SLC37A4 gene encoding glucose-6-phosphate exchanger SLC37A4 isoform X1, with protein sequence MAAQGYGYYRAVIFSTMFGGYSLYYFNRKTFSFVMPSLVEEIPLDKDDLGLITSSQSAAYAISKFVSGVLSDQMSARWLFSSGLLLVGLVNVVFSWSSMVPVFAALWFLNGLAQGLGWPPCGKILRKWFEPSQFGTWWAVLSTSMNLAGGLGPILATILAQSYSWRSTLALSGALCVVVSFLCLLLIHNEPADVGLRNLDPAPSKDKKGSSKEESTLQELLLSPYLWVLSTGYLVVFGVKTCCTDWGQFFLIQEKGQSVLVGSSYMSALEVGGLVGSIAAGYLSDRAMAKAGLSIYGNPRHGLLLLMMAGMTVSMYLFRVTVTSDSSKDVAFWTPALHPLAELTGFTEHELWILVLGALFGFSSYGPIALFGVIANESAPPNLCGTSHAIVGLMANVGGFLAGLPFSTIAKHYSWSTAFWVAEVICAVSTVAFFLLRNIRTKMGRVPKKAE
- the SLC37A4 gene encoding glucose-6-phosphate exchanger SLC37A4 isoform X3, which translates into the protein MAAQGYGYYRAVIFSTMFGGYSLYYFNRKTFSFVMPSLVEEIPLDKDDLGLITSSQSAAYAISKFVSGVLSDQMSARWLFSSGLLLVGLVNVVFSWSSMVPVFAALWFLNGLAQGLGWPPCGKILRKWFEPSQFGTWWAVLSTSMNLAGGLGPILATILAQSYSWRSTLALSGALCVVVSFLCLLLIHNEPADVGLRNLDPAPSKDKKGSSKEESTLQELLLSPYLWVLSTGYLVVFGVKTCCTDWGQFFLIQEKGQSVLVGSSYMSALEVGGLVGSIAAGYLSDRAMAKAGLSIYGNPRHGLLLLMMAGMTVSMYLFRVTVTSDSSKDVAFWTPALHPLAELTGFTEHELWILVLGALFGFSSYGPIALFGVIANESAPPNLCGTSHAIVGLMANVPSPNQPPVHPFGLSEDAYLSVSGNSAV